The Aedes aegypti strain LVP_AGWG unplaced genomic scaffold, AaegL5.0 Primary Assembly AGWG_AaegL5_hic_scaff_663_PBJ_arrow, whole genome shotgun sequence genome window below encodes:
- the LOC110681284 gene encoding uncharacterized protein LOC110681284: protein MFYKTSVETWRPARCRIICPRCGERQYPTIRLTADRYSQSIYGATWIMTCWPFCFLPCLFTAPTKHRLHCSKCNAFLGLYNPNQEIIETNSRRRRSSSLSASGSNGRKVNICSERVGST from the exons ATGTTCTACAAAACCAGTG TGGAAACGTGGCGTCCAGCCCGGTGCAGAATTATCTGTCCTCGATGTGGCGAACGGCAGTACCCGACCATTCGCCTAACAGCGGATCGCTACTCGCAGTCCATCTATGGCGCCACGTGGATTATGACCTGTTGGCCGTTTTGCTTCCTGCCGTGTTTGTTCACCGCTCCCACTAAGCACCGGTTGCACTGTTCCAAATGCAATGCGTTCTTGGGACTCTACAATCCTAACCAGGAGATAATCGAAACGAATAGCCGCCGCCGCAGGtcatcgtcattatcagcgTCAGGCAGCAACGGGCGGAAAGTGAACATTTGCAGCGAACGAGTTGGCTCAACATGA